The following are encoded together in the Roseivirga misakiensis genome:
- a CDS encoding ABC transporter permease, producing the protein MVNVKNDLPPRWPIWLLRKFLRPQYVEEIEGDLEERFVDDTERYSLNKAKRQFIWQSLKLMRPALIRMIGGTQNLNNIGMFKNNFKTILRIIGREKMYTAINVIGLTAGISVALLMLSYVHFELSYESSNPKSDRMTRITIDYMDGSSLIDQDAESYHLLGPMMKAEFPEVEEFTRAYRMSEAVLKVDESSFRAARVFAVDHSFLSLFSYSLMQGNEKTALTNPNEMILTESAAQRYFGTTDIVGKTIWTSVTNSELKVVGVTTDSPANSHLKFDILFSYSTMKQKLEERESPWNSNDTFTYVLLTEADKYDTFSASIDKLSKRLEAEEKIENERVIGQKMQDIHLYSHKSYEAEAGGNATIVYFLFLVALLVIIIAIVNYINLATAKSMDRAKEVGIRKVIGSTNNQLKVRFFIESLVINGMASSFSLITIYLLLPGFKAMAGLPKDFTLFDKGLFWLVFSGAIVISTLVGGSFPAFILSSFKPVAVLKGKFAHSSGGILLRKSLVVFQFSIAIFLLIQTFTSSKQLEYMQAKDLGLNSEQVVVVHAPPTRSEMVNFKLFRDELLNNSSFKSVALSTTVPGQPTSMMGSTTGINLINAVEEHNFNFFIYFTDDRYIPAMQLELLAGQNFGKGVYEQDVIVNEEAIKLWGFTDPSEAINQKINFWGDDRTIIGVLKNFHQTGVKEGYIPMIFRYGNFGDYVSIRTGAGDIISQLSQIESLYNEHFDSPFEFFFLDQKFDEHFKSDQQFQTVFSALSIFALLITCLGLLGLSSYTVAKRKKEIGVRKVLGASVSQVIALISKDFLWLIGIATLIALPITYYIVGNWLNSYSYRIDISFWLFAGPAIVVFLVALTTISSRTLSISKMNPVNSLRDE; encoded by the coding sequence ATGGTAAACGTTAAAAACGATCTCCCTCCAAGGTGGCCAATTTGGCTACTTCGTAAGTTTCTTCGGCCGCAATATGTCGAAGAAATTGAAGGTGACTTAGAGGAAAGGTTTGTAGACGATACTGAACGCTATTCACTAAATAAGGCCAAAAGACAATTTATTTGGCAGTCGCTCAAATTGATGCGACCCGCCTTGATAAGGATGATTGGCGGAACTCAAAATCTAAACAACATAGGCATGTTCAAAAATAACTTTAAAACGATCTTAAGAATTATTGGCCGTGAAAAAATGTACACCGCCATCAATGTCATCGGGCTAACTGCTGGAATTTCAGTAGCACTCTTAATGCTATCATACGTTCACTTTGAGCTGAGCTACGAAAGTTCTAATCCAAAATCCGATCGTATGACCCGAATCACGATCGACTATATGGACGGAAGCTCCCTAATCGATCAGGATGCGGAATCTTATCATTTATTGGGGCCTATGATGAAGGCTGAGTTTCCTGAAGTAGAAGAATTTACTCGGGCCTACCGTATGTCAGAAGCTGTCTTAAAAGTCGATGAGTCTAGCTTCAGAGCGGCAAGGGTTTTCGCAGTAGACCACAGCTTTTTATCCCTCTTTAGTTACTCCTTAATGCAGGGAAATGAAAAAACGGCTTTGACTAATCCGAATGAAATGATTCTAACGGAATCTGCTGCTCAAAGATACTTTGGGACAACGGATATCGTAGGAAAAACCATTTGGACATCCGTAACTAACAGTGAATTGAAAGTAGTGGGTGTAACGACCGATAGCCCTGCCAATTCACACTTAAAGTTTGATATACTGTTTTCTTACAGTACCATGAAGCAAAAACTCGAAGAACGCGAAAGCCCATGGAACAGCAATGATACTTTCACTTATGTACTACTCACAGAAGCCGATAAATACGATACGTTTTCAGCATCGATTGACAAGCTCAGTAAACGTTTAGAAGCCGAAGAAAAGATTGAGAATGAACGCGTTATCGGTCAAAAAATGCAAGACATTCATCTTTATTCTCATAAATCATATGAAGCAGAGGCTGGTGGAAATGCCACCATCGTTTATTTCTTGTTTTTAGTGGCACTTCTAGTCATTATCATCGCGATAGTAAATTATATCAATCTGGCCACAGCCAAGTCAATGGATAGGGCAAAAGAAGTCGGAATTCGAAAGGTCATAGGTTCCACAAACAATCAATTAAAGGTTCGATTTTTCATTGAATCACTGGTGATCAACGGAATGGCCTCATCTTTTTCACTCATTACGATTTATCTATTATTACCTGGCTTCAAAGCAATGGCAGGCCTACCAAAAGACTTCACACTTTTCGACAAAGGGCTGTTTTGGCTGGTTTTTAGTGGGGCAATCGTTATTAGTACATTGGTAGGTGGTAGCTTCCCAGCATTTATTCTAAGCTCTTTTAAGCCCGTCGCTGTTCTGAAAGGAAAGTTCGCGCATTCAAGTGGCGGCATCCTTTTAAGAAAGTCACTGGTCGTATTTCAATTCTCCATTGCTATTTTCTTATTGATTCAAACCTTCACCTCGTCAAAACAATTGGAGTATATGCAAGCTAAAGACCTCGGGCTCAATTCTGAACAAGTAGTGGTAGTCCATGCCCCACCGACTAGATCGGAGATGGTGAATTTTAAGTTGTTTAGAGACGAGTTACTCAATAATAGTTCGTTTAAATCAGTAGCCTTGTCCACTACAGTTCCTGGTCAACCGACGAGCATGATGGGAAGTACAACGGGTATTAATCTTATCAATGCTGTGGAAGAACATAATTTTAACTTCTTCATTTACTTTACGGACGATCGCTACATACCAGCGATGCAATTGGAACTTTTAGCAGGTCAGAACTTTGGAAAAGGTGTCTACGAACAGGATGTTATTGTAAACGAAGAAGCGATCAAACTTTGGGGTTTTACAGACCCAAGCGAGGCGATTAATCAAAAAATAAACTTCTGGGGAGACGATCGCACGATCATTGGGGTATTAAAGAACTTCCACCAAACCGGTGTCAAAGAAGGCTATATACCGATGATCTTCCGCTACGGCAATTTTGGAGATTATGTGAGTATTAGAACTGGTGCTGGTGATATCATAAGTCAACTCAGCCAAATAGAATCACTTTACAATGAGCATTTCGATAGTCCATTCGAGTTTTTCTTTCTAGATCAAAAATTTGATGAGCATTTCAAATCAGACCAACAATTTCAAACGGTTTTCAGTGCTTTGAGCATTTTTGCTTTACTGATCACCTGTTTAGGGTTACTTGGATTATCTTCTTACACGGTAGCCAAGCGTAAAAAGGAAATAGGTGTCCGTAAAGTTCTTGGTGCGAGTGTGAGCCAAGTCATAGCGCTCATCTCTAAAGATTTTCTCTGGCTCATTGGTATAGCTACACTTATCGCTTTACCGATAACCTACTATATCGTGGGCAATTGGTTGAACAGCTATAGTTATAGAATTGATATTAGTTTTTGGCTTTTCGCTGGGCCAGCAATTGTGGTGTTTCTAGTGGCACTTACCACTATTTCTTCACGAACATTAAGTATATCGAAAATGAATCCAGTCAATTCTCTGAGGGATGAATAA
- a CDS encoding PadR family transcriptional regulator has product MKKNKLGEFQELVLMSVVILQENAYGNEIERYLEKCLQERQSMGAIQTALKRMEEKGYLTSKWGEVTQKRGGKRKRIYTATPMGVKVLRDMRDLRTQMWSAMPDMAIGGEW; this is encoded by the coding sequence ATGAAGAAAAATAAACTCGGCGAATTCCAAGAGCTGGTCTTGATGAGTGTGGTCATCTTACAAGAGAATGCCTATGGAAACGAAATTGAACGGTACCTAGAAAAATGTCTTCAGGAACGGCAAAGTATGGGCGCTATTCAAACTGCACTTAAAAGGATGGAAGAGAAAGGATATCTCACTTCTAAATGGGGTGAGGTTACCCAAAAACGAGGGGGAAAACGAAAGAGAATTTACACGGCGACTCCTATGGGTGTTAAGGTACTTCGAGATATGAGGGACCTTAGAACTCAAATGTGGAGTGCTATGCCTGATATGGCTATTGGAGGGGAATGGTAA
- a CDS encoding sensor histidine kinase produces the protein MRILYSLVVCFFFNGLIAQDFELTSINLTVENGLVGDNVYCALQDDKGYIWFGTETGVSRYNGKSFENFYMTDGLGDNEIFRIDQDSQGRIWFSAFNGKLSYFKDGTFYNATNDTTLAKVTMDNYYVSLFEDSRQNIWLASKIHLVMIDREGVVTNFSENPLNQKVRIGSFIEKNGEVWGKAIANNTTYNLSLAAQTKAHLISVKGTVDNDEYISSNSSYLMVSSKNGDKEYIKRLSNRDISMLKDFSKMHDYKDGNVWVCTFGGGLRISKKTGNSRLFFPNKQITHVLKDREDGYWFTTLGNGVYFVPSLENKSISKIKNAPIGNVLTVADLDDKIWVGANLARFGQIKEEKLDINSLYLSNGRSRTKKIMKGRDEGDLLIVLEEGLLLKRSNGSFSRMPGSIKTINKWTNRLYAIGITWGLVVVDIDKLYKEFDEIGPNTIFKNWRYSDRSFAIKSFKFGSVLDIEPHGKGMLIASARGLYFLNDDLEVSKMDAHPAMNSVINDIISINDSTYILASGGYGLLLASGDSLTNITTEDGLSSNIIRRVFIDDRSVYWLATNSGIDKFEILNSSHKVSSIKLMDGLISEDVNDLMIKEGELWAATSKGISKISLADWESPKLIPKLNMRSMIVDDLPVMSMAPLAPNIKNIKFEFDGLHFQSLNRLTYEYRLEGFDSTWRTTSQNTVDFNGLRSGIYNFQVKAISAFGDESEISNRPFTIATPFWATWWFIAVSILVFSIIVFLLIQFVVRRNRIKEKRKFDIQLKIAAAERKALQSQLNPHFIFNSLNSIQNMVLDNDTEGVYQYLAKFGKLIRRVLEFSDISMISLTEELETLRLYMELENLRLNNKFDFEVKVADDVDREIKVPSMVIQPYVENAIWHGITPLKNRRRGLVTIQVSRTAQGLGFEVIDNGVGRPSENNKREGLGTRIVNELVRKHKGDHSGEVEILDLYEKGQSIGTKVIVQLIPKLSI, from the coding sequence ATGAGGATTCTTTATTCGTTAGTCGTGTGTTTCTTTTTCAATGGACTTATTGCCCAAGACTTTGAGTTGACCTCTATCAATTTGACAGTCGAAAATGGGCTTGTAGGTGATAATGTATATTGTGCGCTACAGGATGACAAGGGATATATTTGGTTTGGAACGGAAACAGGAGTAAGTCGATATAACGGGAAGTCTTTCGAAAATTTTTATATGACTGACGGACTCGGCGACAATGAAATTTTTCGAATCGACCAAGATAGTCAGGGTAGAATATGGTTTTCGGCGTTTAATGGAAAGTTAAGCTATTTCAAAGACGGCACTTTCTACAATGCTACAAATGACACCACTCTGGCGAAAGTCACCATGGATAACTATTATGTCTCTCTTTTTGAAGACTCTAGGCAAAATATTTGGCTAGCGAGTAAAATACATTTAGTGATGATCGACCGTGAAGGAGTGGTCACAAATTTCAGCGAAAATCCTTTAAACCAAAAAGTACGTATTGGCTCTTTTATTGAAAAAAATGGCGAGGTCTGGGGTAAGGCGATCGCTAATAATACTACCTATAACTTAAGCCTAGCTGCACAAACAAAAGCACATTTAATCTCTGTAAAAGGAACAGTAGATAATGATGAATATATATCAAGTAACAGCTCCTATTTAATGGTCTCTAGTAAGAATGGAGATAAAGAATATATAAAGAGACTGAGCAATAGAGATATCTCAATGCTCAAAGATTTTTCGAAAATGCATGACTACAAAGATGGAAATGTCTGGGTTTGTACTTTCGGAGGTGGACTAAGGATAAGCAAAAAAACTGGCAATTCCAGGCTGTTTTTCCCCAATAAGCAGATCACTCATGTGTTAAAGGATCGAGAGGATGGTTATTGGTTTACAACGTTGGGAAATGGAGTATACTTTGTGCCCTCACTTGAGAATAAATCAATCTCAAAAATTAAAAATGCGCCAATAGGGAACGTGTTGACAGTTGCTGATTTGGACGACAAAATATGGGTTGGAGCTAATTTGGCAAGGTTTGGTCAAATAAAGGAGGAAAAACTAGATATCAATTCACTTTACTTGTCCAACGGAAGGTCTCGTACAAAAAAAATTATGAAAGGCCGTGATGAAGGCGATCTTCTGATAGTGCTCGAGGAAGGACTTCTTTTGAAACGATCTAATGGTTCCTTTTCTAGAATGCCAGGTTCAATCAAGACAATCAACAAATGGACAAACCGACTATATGCTATTGGTATAACTTGGGGACTGGTAGTAGTTGATATTGATAAGCTATATAAGGAGTTTGATGAGATCGGGCCTAATACAATTTTTAAAAATTGGAGGTATAGCGATAGGTCATTCGCGATAAAGTCATTCAAGTTTGGTTCTGTACTTGATATAGAACCACATGGAAAAGGAATGCTAATCGCAAGTGCAAGAGGGCTCTATTTTTTGAATGATGATTTAGAAGTCTCAAAAATGGATGCTCATCCTGCCATGAACTCTGTCATCAATGATATCATTAGCATAAATGATTCAACCTACATACTAGCTTCCGGCGGGTATGGTTTATTGCTAGCTTCCGGTGATAGTTTAACAAATATTACGACTGAAGATGGTTTATCTTCTAACATCATAAGAAGAGTTTTTATAGACGACCGTTCTGTTTATTGGCTTGCTACAAATTCTGGTATTGACAAGTTTGAGATTTTAAATTCAAGTCACAAAGTGTCTTCGATCAAGTTGATGGATGGGCTAATAAGTGAGGATGTGAACGACCTTATGATTAAAGAAGGAGAACTTTGGGCAGCCACAAGCAAAGGGATTTCAAAAATTAGTCTAGCAGATTGGGAATCGCCAAAGCTTATCCCGAAGCTCAACATGCGGTCAATGATTGTTGATGATCTTCCTGTTATGTCAATGGCACCCTTAGCACCGAATATTAAGAATATTAAGTTCGAATTTGACGGGCTTCATTTTCAAAGTCTAAATCGATTGACTTACGAATATAGGCTTGAGGGATTCGATAGTACATGGAGAACGACGAGCCAGAATACGGTCGATTTTAATGGCTTAAGGTCCGGAATCTACAACTTTCAAGTAAAAGCAATTAGTGCATTTGGAGACGAAAGTGAAATTTCGAATCGACCATTTACTATTGCCACACCATTCTGGGCTACATGGTGGTTCATAGCAGTTTCAATATTAGTTTTCTCCATCATTGTCTTTCTATTGATTCAATTCGTAGTTAGGCGTAATAGAATCAAAGAGAAACGTAAGTTCGATATTCAGTTGAAAATTGCAGCTGCTGAACGCAAAGCCTTACAATCTCAACTAAATCCACATTTTATATTCAACTCCCTCAATTCAATTCAAAATATGGTGTTGGATAATGACACAGAAGGCGTTTATCAGTACTTAGCAAAATTTGGAAAATTGATTAGAAGAGTCCTTGAATTCTCTGATATTTCAATGATTTCTCTGACAGAAGAACTAGAAACGCTCAGACTATATATGGAGCTCGAAAACTTGAGGTTGAACAATAAATTTGATTTCGAAGTAAAGGTGGCAGATGATGTGGATCGAGAGATTAAAGTGCCTAGTATGGTTATTCAGCCTTATGTTGAAAATGCCATTTGGCATGGTATTACACCGCTAAAAAATAGAAGAAGAGGGCTAGTAACTATTCAAGTTAGTAGAACGGCGCAGGGCCTTGGTTTTGAAGTAATAGATAATGGTGTTGGACGGCCATCAGAAAATAATAAGAGGGAAGGTTTGGGCACTCGAATTGTGAATGAACTTGTAAGGAAACACAAAGGGGACCATTCAGGAGAGGTTGAAATTTTAGATCTTTATGAAAAAGGCCAAAGTATCGGTACCAAAGTAATTGTACAACTCATACCAAAACTGAGCATATGA
- a CDS encoding LytR/AlgR family response regulator transcription factor: MIKALIIDDEESGEQLLSKLIKLKHPEISLVPSAFDLDEAIHRIDVEKPDLIFLDIRLGKSTGFDVLEKTVFQDYHVIFVTAYSQYALKAIKSAAVDYLLKPVDMEDLNHAIERFRHRANFTSSGQLNQIKEAFEEAITVKKLVIPTKEGFEFIDHSEIKYVLADENYARIFIDGNQSIFSSKNLGYFEKQLPDTRFSRIHKSHLVNLNCIVNYEHGNGGFVKMIDGKRLEVSRRKKKNLLEQLTASIP, from the coding sequence ATGATCAAGGCACTAATAATTGATGATGAAGAGTCTGGAGAGCAATTACTTTCCAAGCTTATTAAGTTAAAACACCCGGAAATTAGTCTAGTGCCATCAGCTTTTGATTTGGATGAAGCCATTCATCGGATTGATGTGGAGAAACCTGATCTGATATTCCTAGATATTCGTCTTGGAAAGTCAACAGGCTTTGATGTATTAGAAAAGACTGTGTTTCAAGATTATCATGTCATTTTTGTCACTGCCTATAGTCAGTATGCTTTAAAAGCTATAAAAAGTGCGGCGGTTGATTATTTGTTAAAACCAGTGGATATGGAGGACTTAAACCATGCCATTGAACGGTTTAGGCACAGGGCAAACTTCACTTCATCAGGTCAACTCAATCAAATTAAAGAGGCTTTTGAGGAAGCCATAACTGTAAAGAAGCTGGTAATACCAACGAAAGAAGGGTTTGAATTTATCGACCATTCAGAGATCAAATATGTGCTGGCTGATGAGAATTATGCCCGAATTTTCATTGACGGGAACCAGTCCATTTTTTCATCCAAGAACCTTGGGTACTTCGAAAAACAACTTCCCGACACTCGATTTTCAAGAATTCATAAGTCTCATCTGGTCAACTTGAATTGCATAGTCAATTATGAACACGGTAATGGGGGCTTTGTTAAAATGATTGATGGTAAACGACTCGAAGTTAGCCGACGCAAAAAGAAGAACTTGCTAGAACAGCTTACAGCTTCAATCCCTTAA
- a CDS encoding dockerin type I domain-containing protein, whose product MFTLPNYDSNLDGRRVETVIAYESFEGTAQELGYTSDDWRRGFSDYSSVMNEANAGTGSTVTYHISSGYPDNIHDDGTGNRHFYAVDDLDDSENPRVDDLSIITFNNVNVSGATDLKVKFLLGVDRANRFEADDYLQIYYALDSDIDNHPDVNTNFTQGSYTLLASFRGSGSGTNASLDADNNGLGDGTTILPFGTLSGNDITLADMSFDIAGTGTNVSIRVVMKSNGGDETFIIDNMRLTGDVAASDTDPPAFDVTPSASSVSTTGFTAGASIDEGGDIYYVVVADGATSPTPTNVIAGQANGGGSPIASGSGTNLTDPFTLSSAVTSLTAGTAYDVYFIARDDESTPNVQATVTKVDVTTLAPSSLQIAATVFLEGAYNGTNLNTAINSSIPAQQPYNGVNSHSQTTSVSIPASAVDWVLVELREASTAATATNATRKGSAAGFLMNDGTIKATDGTSNLTINLTGNTGTDYYVVIYHRNHLPIMSAASIDGSGGTLTIDFTSNSANTYQTTTALASLTNNKFGMPSGDLNQDGSINSTDLSTWRTNNGAAYNYSGNGSADFNLDGEINAVDRNDFQQKNTSKTRQVPSN is encoded by the coding sequence ATGTTCACCCTTCCTAATTATGACTCAAATTTGGATGGCAGACGAGTTGAAACAGTCATCGCTTATGAGAGCTTTGAAGGTACAGCCCAAGAGTTAGGGTATACGAGTGACGACTGGAGACGTGGATTTAGCGACTATTCGAGTGTGATGAATGAGGCTAATGCAGGTACAGGTTCTACTGTTACTTATCATATTTCTTCCGGTTACCCTGATAACATTCATGATGACGGGACAGGGAACAGACATTTTTATGCTGTAGATGACTTGGACGATAGTGAAAACCCAAGAGTGGATGACCTTAGTATTATTACATTCAATAATGTCAATGTTTCTGGTGCGACAGACTTAAAGGTCAAGTTCCTATTAGGCGTAGACAGGGCCAATAGGTTTGAGGCTGATGACTATTTACAAATATATTATGCGCTTGATAGTGATATTGACAATCACCCCGACGTCAACACTAATTTTACTCAAGGCAGTTATACTTTACTAGCCTCTTTTCGGGGTTCTGGAAGCGGTACTAATGCATCCTTGGATGCCGATAATAATGGTTTAGGAGATGGCACTACGATCTTACCCTTTGGTACTCTTTCAGGAAATGATATTACGCTTGCTGACATGAGTTTTGACATAGCTGGTACAGGCACCAATGTTTCCATTCGTGTAGTGATGAAGTCTAACGGAGGTGATGAAACGTTTATAATCGATAATATGAGATTGACAGGAGATGTTGCTGCCTCCGACACTGACCCGCCAGCCTTCGATGTAACTCCTTCAGCTAGTTCAGTCTCCACTACAGGTTTTACAGCAGGGGCTAGCATCGATGAAGGAGGAGACATTTACTATGTAGTAGTAGCCGATGGCGCTACATCCCCAACCCCAACTAATGTGATTGCAGGCCAGGCTAATGGAGGAGGCTCTCCAATCGCTTCAGGCAGTGGCACTAACCTAACAGACCCTTTCACCCTTAGCTCAGCAGTAACAAGCCTTACGGCAGGCACAGCCTATGATGTATACTTTATCGCCAGAGATGATGAAAGCACCCCAAATGTCCAAGCAACAGTCACTAAAGTAGATGTGACAACCCTAGCCCCGAGTTCACTACAAATAGCAGCTACAGTATTCTTAGAAGGAGCTTATAACGGTACCAACCTAAACACAGCAATTAATAGTAGCATACCAGCCCAACAACCCTACAATGGCGTAAATAGCCATAGCCAAACAACGAGCGTGAGTATACCAGCAAGTGCAGTAGACTGGGTATTAGTAGAACTAAGAGAAGCAAGTACAGCAGCTACGGCAACCAACGCAACACGGAAAGGCTCAGCAGCAGGCTTTCTGATGAATGATGGGACGATCAAAGCGACAGATGGTACCAGCAACCTAACGATCAACCTGACAGGAAACACAGGGACAGACTACTATGTGGTGATCTACCACCGAAACCACCTACCGATCATGTCAGCCGCATCGATAGATGGCTCAGGAGGCACACTGACCATAGACTTCACCAGCAACTCAGCGAACACCTACCAGACGACGACCGCCTTAGCAAGCCTAACCAACAACAAGTTTGGGATGCCATCAGGAGATTTGAATCAAGATGGCAGTATCAACAGCACCGACCTGAGCACATGGCGCACCAACAACGGAGCAGCTTACAACTATTCAGGCAATGGCAGTGCAGACTTCAATCTAGATGGAGAGATCAATGCAGTAGACCGCAATGACTTCCAACAGAAGAACACGAGTAAGACTAGACAAGTACCAAGTAACTGA
- a CDS encoding helix-turn-helix transcriptional regulator has product MTVLEQRILDHLIEELQGASFKFQEDLKQHYPHLTAYDLRLCTYLKANLSTKEIASILNITPDSVKKAKHRLRRKVELGPLTKWDQFLR; this is encoded by the coding sequence ATGACCGTTTTAGAGCAAAGAATACTTGATCATCTGATTGAAGAATTACAGGGGGCGAGCTTTAAATTTCAGGAAGATCTTAAACAACACTATCCTCACCTGACAGCTTATGACTTGAGGCTATGCACCTACTTAAAGGCAAATCTTTCTACAAAGGAGATAGCATCGATACTGAATATTACACCAGACAGCGTAAAGAAAGCCAAACACAGACTTCGGCGAAAAGTAGAGCTAGGGCCGTTGACGAAATGGGATCAGTTTTTAAGGTAG
- a CDS encoding tetratricopeptide repeat protein, with the protein MRASQIRIFIFFIYTLSLLQLISFPIRAQRPVDSLRNVVKEGNGSSRIDAIITLAGFRKDVDIKEAESLIRQSLKLSDSLHYNQGKVKSWLILATIASRQNNFTKTDSLINLSMSLANEEDDRHGLTSALLAKGVLNIRKGKYDEAIQNHIEGLAIAELIGDGDLMQTHTMNIGHIKSRLGLPEEADRYFLESLKIAQNFDLKLRIGQVYLALGVSAYQRGDLESCILNYEKALPVFIAEEDLRSAGTVLNNLGYAYYLKKDFSRANDFYDKSLKNRTQLNDLLGVSRIWLNKARISFEQGDFSTAWRLNKRALTIAREIKDTKREMEVLHFMVTIYEKEGKLEEALDALRTYNQLKEVVDKKANQQKVAELSAQFDLERKENELSTTRQEVALLEQKEELLTTRQFLLATVVVVLILMMTLLWLYQRGKVKRARLDEAMYKKQLGHELALKNEELKSHADLLVNQSSLIMSFKEQLAELGERRENLIPSKRIEEIVNYLERRSEDYMTWQQFRLKFEESFPRFTSTLIELVPSLTPNEIDISMLIKINLANKEIAQILNISYDAVKKSIQRMYKKINLNSPEELRVYILKI; encoded by the coding sequence ATGCGCGCTAGTCAAATCAGAATATTCATTTTTTTCATCTACACTCTAAGCTTGCTTCAGCTAATTTCATTCCCAATACGCGCTCAAAGACCCGTTGACAGTCTAAGAAATGTGGTGAAAGAAGGTAATGGAAGCAGTCGGATAGATGCGATAATCACCCTAGCGGGTTTTAGAAAGGATGTCGATATTAAAGAGGCCGAGTCTTTGATACGGCAGTCATTAAAACTATCGGATTCACTCCACTATAACCAAGGAAAAGTAAAGTCTTGGCTCATACTAGCAACTATTGCCAGTAGGCAGAATAATTTTACAAAAACAGATAGTTTGATAAACCTCTCTATGAGTTTGGCTAATGAAGAAGATGATCGCCATGGGTTGACTTCCGCTTTATTGGCAAAGGGAGTCCTGAATATTAGAAAGGGTAAATATGACGAAGCTATTCAAAATCATATTGAGGGGTTGGCGATTGCGGAATTAATAGGGGATGGTGATCTCATGCAAACTCATACTATGAATATTGGCCATATAAAAAGCCGCTTAGGCTTACCAGAGGAGGCCGATCGCTATTTTTTAGAATCGTTGAAAATAGCTCAGAATTTTGATCTGAAACTGAGGATAGGGCAAGTATACCTAGCCCTTGGGGTTTCTGCCTATCAGCGAGGCGACCTAGAAAGTTGTATTCTCAATTATGAAAAGGCCTTGCCTGTATTTATAGCAGAAGAAGATCTAAGATCGGCAGGAACAGTTTTGAATAACTTGGGATACGCTTATTACTTGAAAAAAGACTTTTCTAGGGCTAATGACTTCTATGACAAATCGCTAAAAAACAGAACTCAGCTCAATGACCTCCTAGGCGTTTCAAGAATTTGGTTAAACAAAGCTCGAATTAGTTTTGAACAGGGGGATTTTTCTACAGCCTGGCGTCTTAACAAACGAGCCCTTACCATTGCCCGTGAGATCAAAGACACCAAAAGAGAGATGGAAGTACTCCATTTTATGGTCACCATTTATGAAAAGGAAGGGAAATTGGAGGAAGCATTGGATGCCCTTCGGACTTACAACCAATTAAAAGAGGTTGTTGACAAAAAAGCCAATCAACAAAAGGTAGCCGAGCTTTCAGCACAATTTGACTTAGAAAGGAAAGAAAATGAGCTAAGTACAACTAGACAGGAAGTAGCCCTTTTAGAGCAGAAAGAGGAGCTTTTGACTACAAGACAGTTTCTGTTAGCAACCGTTGTAGTGGTATTGATTCTAATGATGACTTTGCTTTGGCTTTATCAAAGAGGTAAGGTTAAACGGGCAAGACTGGATGAGGCAATGTATAAAAAACAACTGGGTCATGAGTTGGCATTAAAGAATGAAGAGCTCAAGTCACACGCCGATCTGCTCGTAAACCAAAGTAGCCTTATTATGAGCTTCAAAGAGCAGTTAGCAGAATTAGGAGAAAGAAGAGAAAATCTGATACCTTCAAAGCGAATAGAAGAGATCGTTAACTATCTAGAAAGACGCTCCGAAGATTACATGACTTGGCAGCAATTTAGGCTCAAATTTGAAGAGAGTTTCCCTCGTTTTACTTCAACGCTTATAGAACTGGTTCCATCATTAACTCCGAATGAGATTGACATTAGCATGCTTATCAAGATTAATTTGGCTAATAAGGAAATAGCCCAGATTCTGAATATTAGTTATGATGCAGTGAAAAAATCAATTCAAAGAATGTACAAGAAGATAAACCTGAATTCTCCTGAAGAATTGCGAGTTTATATACTAAAGATATGA